The DNA window ATGGCAGAAAATCGACTAACTATGTCATATCTGCCACTGGTGGTACGGAGCTGCTGGTTGCAGGCTTGCTGGCATGGCAATCACACTTCTCGTACTGGCAGTCGTCGGCGTAATGTATCTAGCCTTGGCAGTCGGACTTGCGCCCGACACTCACGCTGAAGTGAGTCAGTTCGGTGACTATCGATTCTGACGCCGCGTCATCGAACGAGCCACTCGCTCTTGCTTTCGCCATCCCATCTTCGCATCGACGAGATGTTGCCGACGAGATCGGACGGGCAAGTATGCAGACGAAGAAATGCTTCCGCAAGTTCCGCGCGGGTAAGTTTGCGCGCAAGCGTGACATGTGGTGTCCACCTACCCGTCGAAGTGTGCGACCGATAGCCCTCGGCGCTCGCGGCCAATTGGGACACCCGGCCATGTACGACAAGTAGTTCCTTGGATGGGACGACGAGACGCGCAAGCGTGCTCTGCTTGCCCCGGAAAACCACGAACGCACCGAGACGCACGGGAAAGCGGACGTTCAAGAACTCTTCGTCGATTCGTGAGTCGAGCTCATCGAGCTCGTCCGCTACCGACAGCGTGATGTGCGGGCGATTCGACAGACCGGTGTGGCGACCCTGGGACGGCAGATCGGCGTCGAGCAGCAGGTGCCACTCCCGACGGACGGCAGCATCGAGCGAATCGTCGAGGAGTAATTCCAGAGACTGAACCATAGTGAGTCATGATGGCTGATGTGGCACACGGCGGAGTGAAGACGGTACGCATCGGATCGATGCTGGGCGATGGCATCGGACACGAAATAGTCCCCGCGACGATGCGGGTCGTCGAGGCTGCGA is part of the Rhodococcus sovatensis genome and encodes:
- a CDS encoding 2'-5' RNA ligase family protein, with amino-acid sequence MVQSLELLLDDSLDAAVRREWHLLLDADLPSQGRHTGLSNRPHITLSVADELDELDSRIDEEFLNVRFPVRLGAFVVFRGKQSTLARLVVPSKELLVVHGRVSQLAASAEGYRSHTSTGRWTPHVTLARKLTRAELAEAFLRLHTCPSDLVGNISSMRRWDGESKSEWLVR